Within the Burkholderia sp. NRF60-BP8 genome, the region CCAGGAACTCGACATGATGAAGTGCGGCGTGTCGGCCACCTGCGTGCATCCGGGCGGCATCCGCACGAACATCGCGCAATCGAGCCGCGTCGCGAAGAACATGGTCGGCTTCATCGTCGAGAGCGAACAGCAAGGCAAGGACAGCTTCGAGAAGTTCTTCATCACGACCGCCGACGACGCCGCGCGCACGATCCTCGCCGGCGTGCGCAAGAACAAGCGCCGCGTGCTGATCGGCCGCGACGCGAAGGGCGCCGACTGGATGGCGCGCATCCTGCCGGCCGCCTACCAGGCGCTCGTCGTGCTCGCGACGCGCCGCGAGGCCGCGAAGGCCCGCCGCCATGCCGCACGAGGCACGTCGGCGCCGGTGCACGCCACCTACAACAATGCAGGCAACCAGGGAGAACAATCATGACGACACCGAACATGATGCCCGTGCGGCGCGACATCCGTTTCGCGCTGCCGCCCGAACGCGCGAAGGACTGGCATGTGCAAGGCGTGCCGGTCACGCATTTCATGAACGCGCTGTCGCTGCTGTTCCCGGCCGGCGAACGCTTCTTCATGGATTCGGTGCGCCACTACCGCGACCGGATCGAGGACCCCGAGCTGAAGAAGCAGGTGCTCGGCTTCATCGGGCAGGAAGCGATGCACACGCGCGAACACATCGAGTACAACGACCTGCTGCAAGCGTCCGGCCTGCCCGCGCACAAGCTCGACAAGCGCCTGTGGACGATCCTCGGCTGGTTCAAGAAGGTGCTGCCGCACTCGATGCAGCTGGCGATCACGATCGCGCTCGAGCACTACACGGCGATCCTCGCGAACCAGTTGCTGTCGGGCCACGAGCACCGGATCGACGGCTCCGTCGAAGGCTACCAGCAGATGTGGATGTGGCACGCGATGGAGGAAACCGAGCACAAGGCGGTGTCCTACGACGTGTGGCGCACCGTGATGAAGCCGGGCCTCGGCAGCTATCTGCTGCGCACCGGCACGATGCTGACGACGACCGTGTTCTTCTGGGCCATCGTGTTCGACTTCCACGTGCGGCTGATGCTCGCCCACCGCCGCGAACACGGCAAGTTCGGCGGCATGTGGCGCCTCGTGAAGTATCTGTACAGCCCGAAGAACGGTGTGTTCCCGAGCATCGCGCGCGAATGGCTCGACTATTTCCGCCCAGGCTTCCACCCGTGGGATCACGACAACCATCAGTACTTGCAGGAGCTCGACACGCTGCTCGAGAACATCGACGCGACCAACGCGCGCTATGCGGCGCAGGCCGCCCCGCGCCGCGTGCCGCTGCATTCGGTGGCGCAGGCATGACGCCATGGCGCGCGCTCACGAGATGCTGACGGTCCGGTCCGGCGACGTGAAACTCGCCGTCTACGTAAGCGGCTCGCGTCGCGCGCCGCCGCTGATCCTCGTGCATGGCTATCCCGACTCGGCGGCCGTGTGGGCGCCGATCCGCGCGCGGCTCGCGAAACGCTACCGCGTGATCGCATACGACGTGCGCGGCGCCGGTGCATCGGATGCGCCGCGCCGCCGTGCCGACTACACGCTCGAACGGCTCGCCGGCGACCTGAAGGCAGTGGCCGATGCGACCTGCGGCGGCCGGCCGTTCCACCTGGTCGGCCACGACTGGGGCTCGATCCAGTGCTGGGAAGCCGTGACCGATCCCGCGTTCCGCGGCCGCATCGCGTCGTACACGTCGATCTCGGGCCCGTGCCTCGATCACGTGTTCCGCGCGAAGATGCGCGTCAAGCAGAGCCTGAAGTCGTGGTACATCGCGTTCTTCCACCTGCCGCTCGTACCGTCGCTGGTGTGGCGGCTCGGCGGTGCGGCGCTGTGGCCGCGCTGGCTCCAGCTCACCGAACGCGTGCGCGCCGAGCGCGATCCCGTGCAACTGAAGAACGCGCTGAACGGGATGCAGATGTACCGCGCGAATTTTCTCGCGCGAGCCCGCAGGCCGCGGGAGCGGTACGCGCAGGCGCCGGTGCAGATCCTGGTTCCGACGCGCGATCGCTACGTGACGCCCGAGATGTCGGTCGATCTCGATCGCTGGCTGGGCGATCACGTGCGCGAGGAAATCGACGGCACGCACTGGATCGTGCTGCGTCACCCGGACATGATCGCATCGCGGATCGACCGCTTCGCGTCCGCGCAGGAGCGGCCGGCGGCGACGAACGCCGCGGTTCAGCGCGCCGTCGGCGGTGCCGGCAGGCGTCTGAACAGCGTCTCGTAATCGACGACGAGCCCGTCGTCGTCGATGTCCATCTCCGCGGTGAAATTCCGGAAGATCCCTTCGTAGCGATAGCGGCGGCCCGGCTCGATGCACGCATAAGCCTGCTTGACCGGCTTGACGGTCAGGTCCGGCGTCGAGATGTACGCGACGTCGATCGGCCGCCGCTCGCCACGCGCGAGCCCGAGGCGGCCGATCGGCAGCGAATTCGTGAACGGCGTCGCCGCGATGTCGATGTCGATGCAACCCTCCAGTTCCGGCAGTGCGCGGCCTGAACCGTCGCGCCAATGCCCGGCGCCGTCGCCGTGCAATTCGAGCGTGCCGCCGCCCATCACCTTGAGCACCGCGTAAGTCACGCGCCATTGCGCATCGCACTCGACGCGATACGCAAGCCCATACGCGCGACCGTACCGCTGGCCGACCACCGCGCTTTCGACGACGATCGCGCCGCCGCGCCGGTCGAACGTCAGATGTTCGACCCCGTCGCCTTCGAGCGACGCCCATCGCACTTCACGCATCGTTCCGCCTCCCGGTTTCCCCATTGCGGGGCATCGTCGCGCAAATCCCGGCAATCGGGAATGCTACCGTCAAAGAGTCCAGCGTGCGTCATTTGCGTTCGACGTCTACGTCCGGCCCCTCAAACGCTGACCGGATAGCTTCCACGACTCGCGCCGCTCCGTGCTCATCCTCGAACTGACAATTCCACGATCCCACACGAAAACATTAACGCGCTAGCTCACGCGAAAACGACAACAATGGCGCGAATATGTTAACAAACCGTATAAAGCTCGCTAAAACGCTAACAAACATCCAAATACACACCTGTCACGCCCCATTTCGGGGCACCGACCACAAATCCCGACTATCCAGAATTCCCTATTCCGGTGCATGAGATTGTGTCCTATGCTCGCGGCTCATCCTGTTCCGCCGCCATCATGCCTACCGCCCGCCCTGCCTCGCCGCCGATCGACCTGCGCATGCTGCTGCGCGGCATCGGGCAGGTCGTGCTGCAGGCGAACGCGCTGACCGGCACGCTGCTGCTCACCGCGCTCGCGCTGACCGACCTGCGGCTCGCGTGCGCGGCGCTGGTCGGCTCGGCCGCCGCCAGCATGACGGCCGTGTTGACGGGCGCCGAGCGCCGCGACGTCGAACAGGGACTACATGGCTTCAACGGCGCGCTGGCCGCGCTGATCGCCGTGC harbors:
- a CDS encoding putative glycolipid-binding domain-containing protein; its protein translation is MREVRWASLEGDGVEHLTFDRRGGAIVVESAVVGQRYGRAYGLAYRVECDAQWRVTYAVLKVMGGGTLELHGDGAGHWRDGSGRALPELEGCIDIDIAATPFTNSLPIGRLGLARGERRPIDVAYISTPDLTVKPVKQAYACIEPGRRYRYEGIFRNFTAEMDIDDDGLVVDYETLFRRLPAPPTAR
- a CDS encoding metal-dependent hydrolase, with the protein product MTTPNMMPVRRDIRFALPPERAKDWHVQGVPVTHFMNALSLLFPAGERFFMDSVRHYRDRIEDPELKKQVLGFIGQEAMHTREHIEYNDLLQASGLPAHKLDKRLWTILGWFKKVLPHSMQLAITIALEHYTAILANQLLSGHEHRIDGSVEGYQQMWMWHAMEETEHKAVSYDVWRTVMKPGLGSYLLRTGTMLTTTVFFWAIVFDFHVRLMLAHRREHGKFGGMWRLVKYLYSPKNGVFPSIAREWLDYFRPGFHPWDHDNHQYLQELDTLLENIDATNARYAAQAAPRRVPLHSVAQA
- a CDS encoding alpha/beta fold hydrolase, whose amino-acid sequence is MARAHEMLTVRSGDVKLAVYVSGSRRAPPLILVHGYPDSAAVWAPIRARLAKRYRVIAYDVRGAGASDAPRRRADYTLERLAGDLKAVADATCGGRPFHLVGHDWGSIQCWEAVTDPAFRGRIASYTSISGPCLDHVFRAKMRVKQSLKSWYIAFFHLPLVPSLVWRLGGAALWPRWLQLTERVRAERDPVQLKNALNGMQMYRANFLARARRPRERYAQAPVQILVPTRDRYVTPEMSVDLDRWLGDHVREEIDGTHWIVLRHPDMIASRIDRFASAQERPAATNAAVQRAVGGAGRRLNSVS